Proteins found in one Pocillopora verrucosa isolate sample1 chromosome 12, ASM3666991v2, whole genome shotgun sequence genomic segment:
- the LOC131781327 gene encoding G-protein-signaling modulator 2, translating into MEENDPKNFRVVEESEDEIYEKIKELRTCLTDAIEENDREAEADALSFLGLAYYKLGNYATSKEYHGKHLSLSQELKDEKGERRAQSNLGCLYKITGDLETAKEHFIAALNIAKERDEKRPLAKIYNNLGNIYELETNYEEALNCNKERLAVAKELNDQNGIGKALANLGNLNHVVGNLKDSITYYEEMLDILRAKLRILDTLAEEEESNSENEDDFVDIDMVALQVAADVKQKMEDQRREEEQAQGAVKKKRKFKNPFKRRPKTREEKIEAWLEN; encoded by the exons ATGGAAGAAAACGATCCAAAAAATTTTAGAGTTGTCGAAGAGTCTGAAGATGAGATTTACGAGAAGATAAAAGAATTGAGGACTTGTCTTACCGATGCCATCGAGGAAAATGACCGAGAAGCCGAAGCGGACGCCTTGAGTTTTCTTGGCCTTGCCTATTATAAACTGGGAAATTATGCAACTTCGAAGGAATACCATGGAAAACATCTCTCCTTATCACAAGAATTAAAGGATGAAAAGGGCGAGAGAAGAGCCCAAAGTAACCTAGGATGTTTGTATAAAATTACTGGTGACTTAGAAACGGCGAAAGAGCATTTTATAGCAGCTTTGAACATAGCGAAGGAACGAGACGAAAAGCGACCGTTAGCAAAGATCTATAATAATCTTGGAAACATTTATGAGCTTGAAACGAACTACGAAGAAGCACTTAACTGCAACAAGGAGAGGCTTGCGGTTGCCAAGGAGCTAAATGACCAAAATGGCATTGGAAAGGCATTGGCGAATTTGGGAAATTTAAATCACGTGGTTGGAAATCTTAAAGATAGTATCACATATTATGAAGAAATGCTCGACATACTGAGAGCCAAACTTA GAATCCTTGACACTCTAGCTGAAGAGGAAGAATCAAACTCAGAAAATGAAGACGATTTTGTTGACATCGATATGGTGGCGCTACAAGTTGCCGC GGacgtaaaacaaaaaatggagGATCAAAGACGTGAGGAAGAGCAGGCGCAAGGAGCcgtcaaaaagaaaagaaaatttaaaaatccttTCAAAAGGAGACCAAAAACACGTGAAGAAAAGATTGAAGCATGGTTAGAAAACTaa
- the LOC131781318 gene encoding HMG box-containing protein 5-like — MSLTLCFTSQAPERWSIRQLFTTRAKLVRTIINYNHSLKKPSVAIQWISRGARRFAVDKYTDKIPYTMPSKRKTAFESKRIACKAIVDGLLPELPSKPPGLFGLFVSENYSKVQGDVASGKSPTEILTHLSMKWKTLSSAEKVQLKHRHDVLKEEYKREVMNLWKGLNTERRVLLEKLQGPKLRQLANARQELLEYPKKPLSPFLLFVKENAETVNASSVIERTKIMGEKWKEMSADEKEVFFMESLKANEQYLHDVVKWKEKHPEAATNEDI; from the coding sequence ATGAGTTTAACTCTCTGTTTTACAAGTCAAGCACCAGAAAGGTGGTCAATTCGACAGTTATTCACCACTAGAGCAAAATTGGTTCGTACAATCATCAATTACAACCACTCGCTAAAGAAGCCATCGGTTGCTATTCAATGGATATCTCGCGGCGCGAGACGTTTCGCTGTCGATAAATATACGGACAAAATACCTTACACAATGCCAAGCAAGAGGAAAACTGCATTTGAAAGTAAAAGGATAGCTTGTAAAGCGATTGTTGATGGTTTGCTTCCAGAGCTTCCAAGCAAACCTCCAGGACTGTTTGGTTTATTTGTGTCAGAGAATTATTCCAAAGTCCAAGGTGATGTTGCCTCAGGAAAAAGTCCCACTGAAATTTTGACACATTTGTCCATGAAATGGAAGACTCTTTCGAGTGCTGAGAAAGTACAATTGAAACACAGACACGATGTTTTGAAAGAGGAATACAAACGGGAAGTCATGAATTTGTGGAAAGGACTGAACACCGAGAGGCGAGTTCTTCTGGAGAAATTGCAAGGTCCAAAATTACGACAACTCGCAAATGCAAGGCAAGAACTCCTAGAATACCCAAAGAAGCCTCTATctccttttctcctttttgtgaaggaaaacgCAGAAACTGTGAACGCTTCGTCTGTGATTGAGCGAACGAAGATAATGGGtgaaaaatggaaggaaatgtCGGCTGATGAAAAGGAAGTATTCTTTATGGAAAGCCTAAAAGCGAACGAACAATACCTCCACGACGTGGttaaatggaaagaaaagcaCCCTGAAGCCGCTACAAATGAGGATATCTAG